A section of the Streptococcus oriscaviae genome encodes:
- a CDS encoding tyrosine-type recombinase/integrase: protein MWDEQLPDGRYKFFERYKDPYTGTWKRVATILTSNSSRAQKQAQKILERRIAEKIAQLKTSEMLFTDLFDQWWTFYQQEIKRSSIASLSGNIKEIRESFGLGVKVVNIDPKYVQNYLDSLDCSRNKKERTKSMLNLAFDYAADLDIIKDNPARRAKLPRVKKTLEDWKKVEEKYLDEDEIKPLLKELYRRPSTYRTALLAEFMSLNGCRIGEAVSLEPGNRDFETKVLQLHGTYDHTGGYRNGEKTTPKTNASYRETIMTKREMEILEEMEFINELEKNTNPRYREMGYIFTTKNGVPIQTNSFNLALKKANERLEKPIQKNLTSHIFRHTLVSRLAENRVPLKAIMDRVGHADAKTTTQIYTHITKKLKANVAEIMENY, encoded by the coding sequence ATGTGGGATGAACAACTTCCAGACGGCAGATATAAATTTTTTGAACGATACAAAGATCCATATACTGGAACTTGGAAAAGAGTAGCTACTATTTTAACAAGCAATTCAAGCAGGGCGCAAAAACAAGCACAAAAAATTCTTGAGCGACGTATTGCAGAAAAAATAGCTCAGCTTAAAACATCTGAAATGCTCTTCACTGACTTGTTTGACCAGTGGTGGACTTTTTACCAACAAGAAATCAAACGCTCCTCCATCGCTTCTCTGAGTGGTAATATCAAAGAGATAAGAGAAAGTTTTGGATTAGGTGTCAAAGTTGTCAATATTGACCCTAAGTACGTCCAGAATTACCTGGACAGCCTAGACTGCTCTAGAAATAAAAAAGAGCGGACCAAGTCCATGCTTAACCTTGCCTTTGACTATGCAGCAGACTTGGACATCATCAAAGACAACCCTGCCAGACGGGCCAAACTTCCACGGGTCAAAAAGACTTTGGAAGATTGGAAAAAAGTTGAAGAAAAGTATCTTGATGAAGACGAAATTAAGCCCCTGTTGAAAGAATTATATAGACGACCTAGCACGTACCGAACAGCCCTGTTGGCTGAATTCATGAGCCTTAACGGCTGCCGTATTGGTGAGGCAGTCAGCCTTGAGCCAGGCAATCGTGATTTTGAAACCAAGGTCTTACAACTGCACGGGACCTATGACCACACGGGAGGCTATCGCAATGGTGAGAAAACAACTCCAAAGACTAATGCTTCATACCGTGAAACAATCATGACCAAACGGGAAATGGAAATACTCGAGGAAATGGAATTTATCAACGAGTTAGAAAAAAACACCAACCCAAGATACAGGGAAATGGGCTATATCTTCACAACTAAGAACGGTGTTCCAATCCAAACCAACTCTTTCAACCTGGCCTTAAAAAAAGCCAACGAACGACTTGAGAAACCAATCCAAAAAAATCTGACCAGTCACATCTTCCGCCACACCCTGGTTAGTCGCCTGGCAGAAAACAGAGTTCCGCTGAAAGCTATTATGGATCGTGTTGGCCATGCAGATGCAAAGACAACAACCCAAATCTACACCCATATCACCAAAAAACTCAAGGCAAATGTAGCTGAAATCATGGAAAACTACTAA
- a CDS encoding helix-turn-helix domain-containing protein yields the protein MWEKLQKILVERGLTVVDLAKMAGVPKTSIYNAKHHDIGFKKMEKIADALDVSLDGFRKG from the coding sequence ATGTGGGAAAAACTACAAAAAATATTGGTAGAACGAGGCCTGACAGTCGTTGACTTGGCAAAAATGGCAGGTGTCCCAAAGACAAGCATATATAATGCCAAACATCACGATATTGGTTTCAAAAAAATGGAAAAAATCGCTGACGCTTTGGATGTCAGCCTGGATGGATTTAGAAAGGGGTGA
- a CDS encoding helix-turn-helix transcriptional regulator: MKWTLKMLRARDNLTQKQAGQLVGVTADTWANLEKGKTNPDVKTAYKIAENFGLSIDDIIFLDKIAV; encoded by the coding sequence ATGAAATGGACGCTAAAAATGCTTCGTGCCAGAGATAATCTTACGCAAAAACAAGCTGGCCAACTTGTGGGAGTCACGGCCGACACATGGGCCAATTTGGAAAAAGGGAAAACCAATCCAGATGTCAAAACAGCCTATAAAATTGCAGAAAATTTTGGATTGTCGATAGATGACATTATTTTTTTAGACAAGATTGCGGTTTAA
- a CDS encoding helix-turn-helix domain-containing protein, whose product MLYRLRDGRVKDLHFETVKKIAKALDVSLDELAKS is encoded by the coding sequence ATGCTTTATCGACTTCGTGACGGCAGGGTCAAAGATTTGCACTTTGAAACAGTAAAAAAAATCGCCAAGGCTCTTGATGTGAGTCTGGACGAATTAGCAAAAAGCTAA
- a CDS encoding YpmS family protein, producing the protein MKQKKTGKVNIWKWLFLTLLALVLGLGIVLISRIVVPREDLSQLVATNAEDTKIGTFTTNREQLNETLANYLEDYQTEDFAYKLYASNQQILFEGSYTVLGTQIPLDIYLHPSKLEDGSVLLTITEISAGSLNLPKSLILDYIEKHYKLPSFVQIDANAATVHIQLTALENKLGLYGKANTIDLYNDQIIVDIYRKVQK; encoded by the coding sequence GTGAAACAAAAGAAAACTGGTAAAGTCAATATATGGAAGTGGCTCTTTCTAACCCTTCTAGCCCTGGTTTTAGGCTTAGGAATCGTCCTAATCAGTCGAATCGTGGTTCCAAGAGAGGACTTGAGCCAACTTGTTGCCACCAATGCAGAGGACACAAAGATTGGCACCTTTACGACCAATAGGGAACAGTTGAACGAAACCCTAGCAAACTATCTGGAAGACTATCAAACAGAAGATTTCGCCTACAAGCTCTATGCCAGCAACCAGCAGATACTCTTTGAAGGGTCTTATACGGTTCTTGGCACACAGATTCCCTTGGATATTTATCTCCATCCGAGCAAGCTAGAAGATGGAAGTGTCTTATTGACCATCACCGAAATTTCAGCAGGCAGTTTGAATCTGCCCAAGTCCTTGATACTCGATTATATCGAGAAACATTACAAGCTACCAAGTTTTGTTCAGATAGATGCCAACGCCGCAACAGTCCATATTCAACTGACAGCTTTGGAAAATAAACTCGGTCTTTATGGGAAAGCAAACACAATTGACCTTTATAATGACCAAATCATTGTAGATATCTATAGAAAAGTGCAGAAATAG
- a CDS encoding Abi family protein — translation MKPFTDKEQQIAILNRRNLNFIDVEKAKKLLMRYGYYEVVNGYKTFLLKEECESEEFKDGETFEHLIALYELDKDIRNGVMKASLEIELSLRTAIAYTLAEDFGVHQRDYLHYRNFRQGDSIWGNGSPTNERAVLLNKLNALTNKNIEPLNHYRAFHGHIPPWILLKETTFGNLKHLFKLLKGPQKDKVISICYGINIDEVTEEKKSLFKDSLSVINSFRNRAAHSGRIFNYKSNLHILQFNQEFHSEIGITAASYRNGLGKSDLYTLSKLLSRFENSLAKINLDFYTTYSIDKHCQIYPDDLMLLSQEMNFPLEELKYNQQ, via the coding sequence ATGAAACCTTTTACAGACAAAGAACAGCAAATAGCAATACTAAACAGACGAAATCTAAATTTTATAGATGTAGAAAAAGCAAAGAAATTACTAATGCGCTATGGATATTACGAAGTAGTGAACGGATATAAAACTTTCCTTCTGAAAGAAGAATGCGAATCCGAGGAATTTAAAGACGGCGAGACATTCGAACACCTTATCGCCCTTTATGAGCTAGACAAAGACATCCGAAATGGTGTTATGAAAGCCAGCTTAGAAATAGAACTATCATTGAGAACTGCCATCGCATACACTCTAGCTGAAGATTTTGGAGTTCATCAGCGAGACTACCTTCACTATCGAAATTTTAGACAAGGAGATAGTATTTGGGGGAACGGCTCTCCAACTAATGAAAGAGCGGTACTGCTAAATAAGCTAAACGCTCTTACAAACAAAAATATAGAACCACTTAACCATTACAGAGCTTTCCATGGCCATATCCCTCCTTGGATACTATTAAAAGAAACCACGTTTGGCAATTTAAAGCACCTATTCAAGCTCTTAAAGGGGCCTCAAAAGGATAAAGTGATTTCAATTTGCTATGGAATAAATATTGACGAAGTAACGGAGGAGAAAAAATCTTTATTCAAAGACAGTCTGTCTGTAATTAATAGCTTCAGGAATCGAGCAGCACACAGTGGTAGAATATTTAACTACAAATCCAATTTACATATTCTTCAATTTAATCAGGAATTTCACTCTGAAATTGGGATTACAGCGGCTAGTTACAGAAACGGATTAGGGAAAAGCGATCTCTATACTCTGTCGAAATTATTATCTAGATTTGAAAATAGCCTTGCCAAAATCAACCTCGATTTCTATACGACTTACTCAATAGATAAACATTGCCAAATATATCCAGATGATCTAATGTTACTTTCACAAGAGATGAATTTCCCGCTTGAGGAATTAAAATATAATCAACAATAA
- a CDS encoding XRE family transcriptional regulator produces the protein MLIENKDIFSKNLKYYMDKKGVDRNQLCSDLDLKYTTVRDWIKGITYPRIDKIELLANYFGINKSDLIEDKRTLSINRATEAPDSPVAMISPKVVYLDQELKEPRHSAWLGHGEQLLKEQSLELREEPLFEYRIYEKLSAGTGTAIYEDHSYDLVYFDKDLDHDIASWIYGDSMEPKYHHGQVALIKETGFDYDGAIYAVVWDGQTYIKKVYREEDGLRLVSLNDKYSDKFAPYDEDPRIIGKIVGNFTPVER, from the coding sequence ATGCTAATAGAAAACAAAGATATTTTCTCGAAAAATCTAAAATACTATATGGATAAAAAAGGAGTTGATAGAAATCAACTCTGCTCCGATTTAGATTTAAAGTATACAACTGTACGAGACTGGATAAAAGGTATTACATACCCACGAATCGATAAAATCGAATTGCTTGCAAATTACTTTGGGATTAACAAGTCGGATTTGATTGAAGATAAAAGAACTCTTTCAATAAATCGCGCCACAGAAGCCCCTGACAGCCCCGTAGCGATGATTTCGCCCAAGGTGGTATATTTAGACCAGGAGCTCAAAGAACCGCGCCACAGCGCCTGGCTTGGCCACGGTGAGCAGCTTCTGAAAGAGCAGTCCCTCGAACTGCGAGAAGAACCTCTCTTTGAGTACCGTATTTATGAGAAATTATCTGCAGGTACAGGGACGGCCATCTATGAAGACCACAGTTATGATCTGGTCTATTTTGACAAGGACCTGGACCACGACATTGCCAGCTGGATCTACGGCGACTCCATGGAACCAAAATACCACCATGGCCAAGTGGCCCTGATTAAGGAGACAGGCTTTGACTACGACGGGGCCATCTACGCCGTGGTCTGGGATGGCCAGACCTACATCAAGAAAGTATACAGAGAAGAAGACGGCCTGCGCCTGGTCTCGCTTAACGACAAATACTCCGACAAGTTCGCCCCCTATGACGAAGACCCGAGAATCATCGGCAAAATCGTCGGTAACTTTACACCGGTGGAGAGATAA
- a CDS encoding acetyl-CoA C-acetyltransferase, translating into MKKVAIVSAYRSPIGSFGGSLKDIKLADLGAQVLQFALTEKNIPADSIDEVILGNVLSSGQGQNIARQIALEAGLPQTTPAFAVNKVCGSGLKSVLLAAQSILLGDNEVVVAGGIEIMSQAPYLSKHSRFGGKLGHVQLEDAILSDGLLDAFDGSHMGITAENIAQTHAIRREEQDAFSLRSQEKAAQAIASGRFRDEIVPITLTSRRGETTFEQDEYPRLTSLDKLAQLRPAFQKDGTVTAGNASGINDGCAILVLMSAEKAAELCIEPLAYIEAYATTGLDPAYMGLGPVSASKKALAKMGKKTTDIDLFELNEAFAAQSIAVIRELGLDAEKVNVNGGAIALGHPIGASGSRILVTLIHELQKQNGHLGLCSLCIGGGQGIALIVSNSKKQ; encoded by the coding sequence ATGAAAAAAGTTGCTATCGTGTCTGCCTACCGCTCTCCTATCGGAAGCTTCGGTGGCAGCCTCAAAGATATCAAGCTGGCAGATTTGGGCGCGCAGGTGCTCCAATTTGCCCTAACAGAAAAAAATATCCCTGCCGACTCAATTGATGAAGTTATCCTTGGTAATGTCCTCAGCAGCGGGCAGGGGCAAAATATTGCCCGACAAATTGCCCTTGAAGCAGGTCTTCCCCAAACAACCCCTGCTTTTGCAGTCAACAAGGTCTGCGGTTCCGGTCTCAAGTCTGTTCTCCTAGCAGCCCAGTCTATTCTTCTGGGTGACAATGAGGTTGTCGTAGCAGGTGGCATCGAAATCATGAGTCAAGCCCCTTACCTGTCCAAGCATAGTCGCTTTGGAGGAAAATTGGGACATGTCCAACTTGAAGATGCTATTTTGAGCGATGGCTTACTAGATGCCTTTGACGGCTCCCATATGGGAATAACTGCTGAAAACATTGCGCAAACTCACGCTATTCGTCGAGAAGAACAAGACGCCTTCTCCTTACGGAGCCAAGAAAAAGCTGCTCAGGCTATTGCCTCAGGGCGCTTCCGTGATGAGATAGTGCCGATCACATTGACAAGCAGACGAGGAGAAACTACATTTGAACAAGATGAATACCCACGTCTGACATCACTGGACAAATTGGCCCAGCTCCGCCCTGCCTTTCAGAAGGATGGCACCGTTACTGCCGGCAATGCCTCCGGAATAAATGACGGTTGTGCTATTCTTGTCCTCATGTCTGCAGAAAAGGCTGCTGAACTCTGTATCGAACCTCTGGCTTATATCGAAGCCTACGCAACAACTGGTCTTGACCCTGCCTATATGGGGCTAGGCCCTGTTTCGGCCAGCAAAAAAGCCTTGGCGAAAATGGGTAAAAAAACAACTGACATTGACCTCTTTGAGCTAAACGAAGCCTTTGCTGCCCAGTCTATTGCAGTTATCAGAGAACTGGGTCTAGATGCTGAAAAAGTCAATGTAAATGGTGGTGCCATTGCCTTAGGCCATCCAATTGGAGCCAGTGGCAGTCGCATCCTTGTAACCCTTATCCACGAACTGCAAAAACAAAATGGACACCTCGGTCTCTGCTCTCTCTGTATTGGAGGCGGTCAAGGTATCGCCCTGATTGTCTCAAATTCAAAAAAACAATAA
- a CDS encoding DUF2188 domain-containing protein, with protein sequence MAKNQHVVPNKNGGWDVKGAGNSRATKHVATQAEATKIARDITKNQGSELFIHRPNGQIRERNSYGNDPYPPKG encoded by the coding sequence ATGGCGAAAAACCAACACGTCGTTCCGAATAAAAACGGTGGCTGGGATGTCAAAGGTGCTGGCAATAGTCGTGCAACCAAACACGTAGCCACGCAAGCAGAAGCCACAAAGATCGCCCGTGACATCACTAAGAACCAAGGTTCAGAACTGTTTATCCATCGTCCAAATGGACAAATACGAGAACGCAATTCATATGGTAACGACCCATACCCACCAAAAGGTTAA
- a CDS encoding SGNH/GDSL hydrolase family protein codes for MNSRNFLHSTVYFFVCLLLFVFIFQFLLPQAQARFKPEDFQKQEIQAFHYVAIGDSLTEGVGDTTNQGGFVPLLAQSLVNSYGYQVNYDNYGLAGNTSQQILKRMTEEAEIGQALKTADLLTLTVGGNDLRHIVLKNIANLSISTFDQPLKAYSQRLKDILQTARQHNPDLPIYVLGIYNPLYLSFPEMTDMQTIVDNWNQVTEETVTSMENVYFVPINDLLYKGLDGQEGVAETNSSTSSGVNNLLYEEDSFHPNNTGYEIMKQAVMEAISETKENW; via the coding sequence ATGAATAGCCGCAATTTTCTTCATAGCACAGTCTACTTCTTTGTCTGTTTGCTCCTCTTTGTATTCATTTTCCAGTTTTTACTGCCTCAGGCTCAGGCCCGCTTCAAACCAGAGGATTTTCAGAAACAGGAAATACAGGCGTTTCACTATGTAGCCATCGGAGATTCTTTAACCGAAGGAGTAGGGGATACAACCAATCAGGGGGGCTTTGTTCCCTTGTTGGCGCAAAGCCTTGTCAATTCCTATGGTTATCAGGTTAACTATGATAATTACGGCCTCGCAGGCAATACCAGTCAGCAGATTCTCAAGCGGATGACAGAAGAAGCAGAAATTGGCCAGGCTCTAAAGACGGCTGACTTACTGACCTTGACGGTTGGTGGAAACGATCTGCGTCATATTGTTCTCAAAAACATTGCTAATTTGAGTATATCGACCTTTGATCAGCCCCTGAAGGCTTATAGTCAGCGGCTGAAAGACATTCTTCAGACGGCTCGGCAGCATAATCCCGACCTTCCTATCTATGTTCTGGGCATCTACAATCCGCTCTATCTGTCTTTTCCGGAAATGACAGATATGCAGACCATTGTAGATAACTGGAATCAAGTGACAGAAGAAACTGTGACCAGTATGGAAAATGTTTATTTTGTTCCCATCAACGACCTTCTCTATAAAGGCTTAGATGGTCAAGAGGGTGTAGCGGAAACGAACTCAAGCACATCAAGCGGAGTGAACAATCTTCTTTATGAAGAAGACAGTTTTCATCCCAATAATACAGGCTATGAAATCATGAAACAGGCAGTCATGGAGGCGATTAGTGAAACAAAAGAAAACTGGTAA
- a CDS encoding GNAT family N-acetyltransferase, producing MAIRPATKTDIPTLQALLQDILEVHHRLRPDIFKATGQKYSAEELAFLLEDKTKPVFVYEKDGEVLGHLFCKILESKSQVIKPSKTLFIDDLCVAESARGLGIGEAFYQYALELARELGCQTVSLDVWEANKGAVRFYERLGMKVQRLRMEQRVE from the coding sequence ATGGCCATTAGACCAGCAACGAAAACAGATATTCCTACTTTGCAAGCCCTCCTGCAGGATATTTTGGAGGTTCACCATCGATTGCGGCCAGACATTTTTAAGGCCACAGGTCAAAAATATAGCGCAGAGGAGCTAGCGTTCCTCCTAGAGGACAAAACCAAGCCTGTTTTTGTCTATGAGAAGGATGGGGAAGTTTTAGGTCACCTCTTCTGCAAAATCTTAGAGTCGAAGAGTCAGGTAATCAAACCAAGCAAGACCCTCTTCATTGATGATTTATGTGTAGCAGAATCTGCGCGTGGATTGGGGATTGGTGAGGCTTTCTATCAATATGCCCTAGAGTTGGCCAGGGAATTGGGCTGTCAGACGGTAAGTTTGGACGTCTGGGAAGCCAATAAGGGTGCTGTGCGCTTTTATGAGCGTTTGGGCATGAAGGTTCAGCGTCTTAGAATGGAACAAAGAGTAGAATAA
- a CDS encoding HU family DNA-binding protein, which yields MANKQDLIAKVAEATSLTKKDSAAAVDAVFAAVADYLAAGEKVQLIGFGNFEVRERAARKGRNPQTGKEITIAASKVPAFKAGKALKDAVK from the coding sequence ATGGCTAATAAACAAGATTTGATTGCAAAAGTTGCAGAAGCAACTTCATTGACTAAGAAGGATTCAGCAGCTGCAGTTGATGCAGTATTTGCTGCAGTAGCAGACTACCTTGCTGCTGGTGAGAAAGTTCAGTTGATCGGTTTCGGTAACTTCGAAGTTCGCGAACGTGCAGCTCGTAAAGGTCGCAACCCACAAACTGGTAAAGAAATCACTATCGCAGCTTCAAAAGTTCCAGCATTCAAAGCTGGTAAAGCTCTTAAAGACGCTGTTAAGTAA
- a CDS encoding hydroxymethylglutaryl-CoA reductase, degradative, with protein MKKERPAMSHFSGYYKKTRQERINLLQQARHLAPDSFNILSQDQNLPETIAGKMTENHLGTFALPFSLLPEILIDGQEYSVPMVTEEPSVVAAASFGAKIISKSGGFTTTIHNRLMIGQVALYDVPDMEEATKAILQQKRSILDKANAAHPSIVKRGGGARQLSVESKEEFLILYLEVDVQEAMGANILNNMLEAIKDDLEALTQGQALMGILSNYATQSLVTACCRIRISSLATNSALAQKTAKKLVLASKLAQLDPYRAATHNKGIFNGIDAVVIATGNDWRAIEAGAHAYASRDGQYRGLSIWEIEGDDLVGQITLPLPIASVGGSIGLNPKVQTAFDILDQPKARQLASIVASVGLCQNFAALRALVTSGIQQGHMKLHAKSLAMLAGATETEIDKVAQLLRQEKHSNLETAQAILKKIRQE; from the coding sequence ATGAAGAAAGAAAGGCCAGCCATGTCACACTTCTCCGGATACTATAAAAAAACACGCCAAGAGCGCATCAACCTTCTCCAACAGGCCAGACATCTCGCGCCAGATAGCTTCAACATCTTGTCGCAGGATCAAAATCTTCCTGAAACCATTGCAGGCAAGATGACCGAAAACCATCTGGGTACTTTTGCTCTCCCCTTCTCACTGTTACCAGAAATTCTCATCGATGGTCAGGAGTACAGTGTACCTATGGTCACTGAAGAGCCCTCTGTTGTAGCTGCTGCTTCCTTTGGCGCAAAAATTATTTCAAAATCTGGCGGTTTTACAACCACAATCCATAACCGTCTCATGATTGGCCAAGTGGCTCTCTATGATGTTCCTGATATGGAGGAGGCTACAAAAGCCATTTTACAGCAGAAGCGTTCTATTCTCGACAAGGCTAACGCTGCTCATCCTTCTATTGTCAAGCGAGGTGGCGGTGCACGACAACTTTCTGTTGAAAGTAAAGAGGAATTTCTCATCCTCTATCTGGAAGTCGATGTTCAAGAAGCCATGGGGGCCAATATCTTGAACAATATGCTAGAAGCTATCAAGGATGACTTAGAGGCACTCACTCAAGGGCAGGCCCTGATGGGCATCCTATCCAACTATGCCACCCAATCGCTCGTCACAGCCTGCTGCCGAATTCGGATAAGCAGCCTTGCAACCAACTCTGCTCTTGCTCAAAAAACAGCCAAGAAACTCGTCCTAGCCAGCAAATTAGCTCAGCTTGACCCCTACCGAGCTGCAACCCACAACAAGGGGATTTTTAATGGTATTGACGCTGTTGTTATCGCAACTGGCAATGACTGGCGAGCTATCGAAGCCGGAGCTCACGCGTATGCAAGTCGCGACGGACAATACCGCGGGCTCTCCATTTGGGAAATAGAAGGAGATGACTTGGTGGGCCAGATCACCCTACCACTTCCCATCGCCTCTGTTGGAGGCTCTATCGGTCTCAATCCCAAGGTGCAGACAGCCTTTGACATACTGGATCAACCAAAGGCAAGACAGTTGGCTTCGATTGTCGCCTCTGTCGGCCTCTGTCAAAACTTTGCTGCCCTAAGAGCCCTTGTCACCTCTGGTATCCAGCAGGGCCATATGAAACTCCACGCCAAATCACTGGCTATGTTGGCCGGTGCAACAGAAACTGAGATTGATAAAGTTGCCCAGCTCTTGCGCCAAGAAAAACACAGCAATCTAGAAACCGCACAAGCCATTCTCAAAAAAATCCGTCAAGAATAA
- a CDS encoding hydroxymethylglutaryl-CoA synthase encodes MKIGIDKIGFAAPDYVVDLADLAAARNIDPNKYKLGLLQSEMAVSPVTQDIVTLGARAAQAILTDLDKTQIDMVIVGTESSVDQSKAAAVFIHGLLGIQPFARSIEMKEACYGATAGLSLAKSHIAQFPDSKVLVIASDIAKYGIASGGEPTQGAGAVAMLVTANPRIMVLNNDNVCQTRDIMDFWRPNYDKYPRIDGRFSTEQYTNCLTTTFDHYQQKTGKTLADFAAMCLHIPFSKQGLKGLQAIGKKDPESLERLTERFHEAIVYNKLVGNIYTGSIFLSLLSLLENSRALKPADQVLFYSYGSGAVCEIFSGNLVEGYQDYLQPDRLEVLKQRTRLNVSDYERIFFEEIQLDETGSSIQLPEDSSPFALTKIENHQRIYRKA; translated from the coding sequence ATGAAGATTGGTATTGATAAAATCGGTTTTGCGGCACCCGATTATGTAGTTGACTTAGCTGATTTAGCTGCCGCTCGAAACATTGACCCAAATAAATACAAACTTGGTCTGCTCCAAAGCGAAATGGCTGTTTCCCCTGTTACTCAGGATATTGTTACCCTAGGTGCAAGAGCTGCTCAAGCCATCCTGACCGACCTGGATAAAACACAAATCGACATGGTGATTGTCGGTACCGAATCCAGTGTTGACCAAAGTAAGGCCGCAGCGGTCTTCATCCATGGGCTATTGGGAATTCAACCCTTTGCTCGCTCCATTGAGATGAAAGAAGCCTGCTACGGTGCGACAGCCGGCCTCAGTCTTGCTAAGAGCCACATCGCTCAATTCCCAGACTCCAAGGTTCTAGTGATTGCTAGCGACATTGCCAAGTACGGCATTGCCTCAGGCGGTGAACCGACTCAAGGTGCAGGTGCAGTAGCCATGTTGGTTACAGCCAATCCTCGCATCATGGTTCTCAACAACGACAACGTTTGCCAGACCCGTGACATCATGGATTTCTGGCGACCAAACTATGACAAGTATCCACGGATAGATGGCCGCTTCTCGACAGAGCAGTACACCAACTGCTTGACCACTACATTCGACCATTACCAGCAAAAAACAGGCAAAACCCTAGCTGATTTTGCAGCTATGTGCCTACACATCCCCTTCTCCAAACAAGGTCTCAAAGGGCTTCAAGCCATCGGCAAGAAAGACCCTGAAAGCCTCGAACGCCTGACTGAACGATTCCACGAGGCCATCGTCTACAACAAGCTGGTCGGCAATATCTACACAGGCTCCATCTTCCTCTCGCTACTTTCTCTTTTGGAAAATAGCAGAGCGCTGAAGCCAGCCGACCAAGTCCTCTTTTATAGCTATGGAAGCGGTGCAGTCTGTGAAATCTTTAGCGGAAACCTTGTTGAGGGCTATCAAGATTATCTGCAGCCAGATCGTTTGGAGGTACTCAAACAGCGTACTCGCCTCAATGTATCTGACTATGAAAGAATCTTTTTTGAGGAGATTCAACTAGATGAGACCGGTTCTTCTATCCAATTGCCTGAGGATTCCAGTCCATTTGCCCTCACCAAGATTGAAAACCACCAGCGCATTTACCGCAAAGCTTAG
- a CDS encoding antitoxin codes for MSKQRYGRPSTGQKGNNRPTVVISRENYDEVDSLSIGTGMSRSAIIDYFISEGLKRARIEEVTIKTKRLVLED; via the coding sequence ATGTCAAAACAAAGATACGGTCGCCCAAGTACAGGGCAAAAAGGGAACAACCGTCCCACAGTGGTCATTAGTCGTGAGAACTACGACGAGGTAGACAGCTTATCAATTGGAACAGGAATGAGCCGTAGTGCTATTATTGATTATTTTATCAGTGAAGGCTTGAAACGTGCTCGTATTGAAGAAGTCACCATCAAGACTAAGCGCCTTGTCCTTGAGGACTAG